From the Theileria parva strain Muguga chromosome 3 map unlocalized ctg_531, whole genome shotgun sequence genome, one window contains:
- a CDS encoding SVSP family protein has product MDLCKTSKLLFLIISVGYVRYADSSDQPGNPHVTTENDSEEEDNFEVTETSETPSGSEPFKQKDSCDSIIFMKKNDDGILVPMDEKEYKLIFENPFKKIFIFQKNLEMLLCNYQNIFENLSGNPFTASLTYFKDKSVRKKEMENMSTETPGSY; this is encoded by the exons atgGATTTATGCAAAACCTCCaaattactatttttaataatatcaGTTGGATATGTTAGATATGCTGATAGTTCTGATCAACCAGGTAACCCACATGTAACTACTGAAAATGATAGtgaagaagaagataaTTTCGAGGTAACTGAAACTTCTGAAACTCCCAGTGGTTCTGAACCATTTAAACAGAAAGATTCATGTgattcaataatttttatgaaaaaaaATGACGATGGAATACTAGTTCCAATGGACGAAAAAGAATATAAACTGATATTTGAAAATCcgtttaaaaaaatatttatatttcaaAAGAATCTAGAAATGCTACTTTGtaattatcaaaatatttttgaaaaCTTATCTGGAAATCCTTTTACCGCAtcattaacatattttaaagataaaaGC gTACGAAAGAAGGAAATGGAGAATATGTCCACGGAAACGCCTGGGTCTTATTAA